From Sceloporus undulatus isolate JIND9_A2432 ecotype Alabama chromosome 6, SceUnd_v1.1, whole genome shotgun sequence, one genomic window encodes:
- the SLC4A2 gene encoding anion exchange protein 2 isoform X6 — protein MDFLLCSQPEQEGPGPSSPPFGEQEEEEKDLSKALRVERFEEILQDSHPRNVEEAGRSYSEEDFEYHRQSSHHIHHPLSSHLPSEARRKKAGKKKAPRPRRASIPGETPIIEEEAEVDEEDGDEDAEAGETTEEAEHSPPQALLHGRSREGVQFFLQEDDSVDRQAEGGPSPPALILTAPSSSGDLQAALARGARASSSDAEDPGGPEGPGTAEGSSPGRLLSKSQLGHRSYNLNERRRIGSQTGIDQARYPKVPTDESEAQTLASADLDYMKSHRFEDVPGVRRHLVRKSTKGQVIHVGKGRKDRRESSIRQRKTDRQPHEVFVELNELIVDKNQEMQWKETARWIKFEEDVEEETDRWGKPHVASLSFRSLLELRRTLSHGAVLLDLDQKTLPGVAHQVVEQMIISDQIRADDRANVLRALLLKHSHPSDEKEFSFPRNISASSVGSLLGHYHSTNHITEAAEPTVTDPLIGGPMEQESRLDIEKEKELASPVLSSITRSKSKHELKLLEKIPENAEATVVLVGSVEFLDQPTMAFVRLQEAVQLDAVLEVPIPVRFLFVLLGPRNANMDYHEIGRSISTLMSDKHFHEAAYLADDRNDLLNAINEFLDCSVVLPPSEVQGEELLRSVANFQREMLRRREEQERRLLLGPVAEPKSPEEKALLKLSVLETEELDSLRRTGRPFGGLIRDIRQRYPKYLSDFRDALDAQCLAAVIFIYFAALSPAITFGGLLGEKTEGLIGVSELIISTSVQGIVFCLLGAQPLLIIGFSGPLLVFEEAFYMFCTSYGLDYLVGRVWIGFWLIIIGILMVAFEGSFLVRYVTRFTQEIFAFLISLIFIYETFFKLFKIFQQHPLNSCLQLNDSIQVPESQGNDSSRHQASPEPTGQPNTALLSLVLMAGTFFIAFFLRKFKNSRFFPGGVRRVIGDFGVPIAILLMVLVDYNIEDTYTQKLSVPHGFSVTDPQKRGWVINPLGQAMPFPIWMMFGCGLPAMLVFILIFMETQITTLIISKKERKLQKGSGFHLDLLIIVALGGICALFGLPWLTAATVRSVTHANALTVMSKAVAPGDKPKIQEVKEQRVTGLLVAFLVGLSIVIGDLLRKIPLAVLFGIFLYMGVTSLNGIQFYERLQLLLMPPKHHPDEGYIKKVRTLRMHLFTLLQLSCLATLWAVMSTVASLAFPFILILTVPLRLCLLSRIFTERELQYLDAAEAEPILDARTGVDEYHEMSMPV, from the exons ATGGACTTCTTGCTTTGTTCCCAG CCGGAGCAGGAGGGGCCTGGCCCCTCTTCACCCCCCtttggggagcaggaggaggaggagaaagacctGAGCAAGGCGCTGCGGGTGGAGCGCTTTGAGGAGATCCTGCAGGATTCACACCCACGCAATGTGGAGGAGGCCGGGCGGAGCTACAGCGAGGAGGACTTTGAGT ACCACCGCCAGTCTTCCCACCACATCCACCACCCTCTCTCCAGCCACCTGCCTTCGGAGGCCCGTCGGAAGAAGGCTGGCAAGAAGAAGGCCCCGCGGCCCCGGAGGGCCTCAATCCCTGGAGAGACACCCATCATTGAGGAGGAAGCCGAGGTGGACGAGGAGGATGGCGACGAGGACGCGGAGGCCGGGGAAACCACCGAGGAGGCCGAGCACAGCCCCCCGCAGGCCCTTCTCCATGGGCGCTCCCGGGAGGGGGTGCAG tTCTTCTTGCAGGAGGATGATTCAGTGGACCGCCAGGCAGAGGGGGGGCCTTCTCCCCCAGCGCTGATCTTGACCGCCCCCTCCAGCTCCGGGGACCTCCAAGCTGCCCTTGCCAGGGGGGCCCGAGCAAGCAG CTCAGATGCCGAGGATCCCGGTGGCCCTGAGGGGCCTGGCACGGCCGAGGGCAGCTCCCCAGGGCGCTTGCTCTCCAAGTCACAGCTCGGGCACCGCAGCTACAACCTCAATGAGCGCCGGCGGATCGGGAGCCAGACGGGCATCGACCAGGCCCGCTACCCGAAAGTGCCCACAGATGAGTCAGAGGCCCAGACCTTGGCTTCTGCTGACCTGGACTACATGAAGA GCCACAGGTTTGAGGATGTGCCTGGAGTGCGGAGGCATCTGGTCCGGAAGAGCACCAAGGGGCAGGTGATCCACGTTGGCAAGGGCCGCAAGGACCGCAGGGAGTCCAGTATTCGGCAGCGCAAGACGGACCGCCAGCCCCACGAG GTGTTTGTGGAGCTGAATGAGCTGATTGTGGACAAGAACCAGGAAATGCAGTGGAAGGAGACGGCCCGGTGGATCAAGTTCGAGGAGGACGTGGAGGAGGAGACGGACCGCTGGGGCAAGCCCCACGTGGCCTCCCTCTCCTTCCGCAGCCTGCTGGAGCTGCGCAGGACCCTCTCCCACG GTGCTGTCCTTCTTGACCTGGACCAGAAGACCCTGCCAGGGGTGGCGCATCAGGTGGTGGAACAGATGATCATTTCAGACCAGATCCGTGCTGATGACCGGGCTAACGTCCTGCGGGCACTCCTGCTGAAGCACAG CCACCCCTCAGATGAGAAGGAGTTCTCCTTCCCCCGCAACATCTCCGCCAGTTCCGTAGGCTCCTTGCTGGGCCACTATCACAGCACCAACCACATAACGGAGGCTGCTGAGCCAACGGTGACTGACCCACTCATTGGTGGCCCCATGGAGCAGGAGTCCCGGTTGGACATAGAGAAGGAG AAGGAGTTGGCCTCCCCCGTCTTGAGCAGCATCACCCGCTCCAAGTCCAAACACGAGCTGAAGCTGCTGGAGAAGATCCCGGAGAACGCCGAGGCCACGGTGGTGCTTGTGG GGTCAGTGGAGTTCCTGGACCAGCCCACCATGGCCTTTGTGCGGCTGCAGGAGGCGGTCCAGCTGGACGCGGTGCTGGAGGTCCCCATCCCAGTCCGGTTCCTCTTTGTGCTGCTGGGCCCTCGGAACGCCAACATGGACTACCACGAGATTGGGCGCTCCATCTCCACCCTCATGTCCGACAAG CATTTCCATGAGGCCGCCTACCTGGCTGACGACCGGAACGACCTGCTCAACGCCATCAATGAGTTCCTGGACTGCAGCGTGGTCCTGCCGCCCTCCGAGGTCCAAGGCGAGGAGCTCCTGCGGAGCGTGGCCAACTTCCAGCGCGAGATGCTGCGGCGGAGGGAGGAGCAGGAGCGGCGGCTGCTTCTGGGGCCGGTGGCTGAGCCCAAGTCTCCAGAAGAGAAAG CGCTGCTGAAGCTGTCGGTTTTGGAGACCGAGGAGCTTGACTCGCTCCGGCGAACGGGCCGTCCCTTTGGGGGGCTGATCCGGGACATCCGCCAGCGCTATCCAAAGTACCTTAGCGACTTCCGGGATGCACTGGATGCCCAGTGCCTGGCTGCCGTGATCTTCATCTACTTTGCGGCTCTGTCTCCCGCCATCACCTTTGGGGGGCTGCTGG GTGAGAAGACGGAGGGTCTGATTGGCGTCTCGGAGTTGATCATCTCCACCTCGGTGCAAGGCATTGTCTTCTGCCTGCTGGGTGCGCAGCCCCTCCTCATCATTGGCTTCTCAGGGCCTCTTCTCGTATTTGAGGAGGCCTTCTACATG TTCTGCACATCCTATGGCCTGGACTACTTGGTGGGCCGCGTCTGGATTGGCTTCTGGCTCATCATCATCGGGATCCTGATGGTGGCCTTTGAGGGTAGCTTCCTGGTGCGCTACGTTACCCGCTTCACCCAGGAGATCTTTGCCTTTCTCATTTCCCTCATCTTCATCTATGAAACCTTCTTCAAGTTGTTCAAG ATCTTCCAGCAGCACCCGCTGAACAGCTGCCTGCAGCTCAACGACTCCATCCAGGTCCCAGAGAGTCAAGGGAATGACAGCAGCAGGCACCAGGCGTCCCCCGAACCGACTGGTCAGCCCAACACCGCCCTGCTGTCCTTGGTGCTCATGGCCGGGACATTCTTCATTGCCTTCTTCCTGCGCAAGTTCAAGAACAGCCGCTTCTTCCCCGGTGGG GTCCGGCGAGTGATTGGTGACTTTGGGGTGCCCATCGCCATCCTGCTTATGGTGCTGGTGGACTACAACATCGAGGACACCTACACACAG AAACTGTCAGTGCCCCACGGATTCTCCGTCACAGACCCCCAAAAGCGGGGCTGGGTGATCAACCCACTGGGCCAGGCCATGCCCTTCCCCATCTGGATGATGTTTGGCTGTGGGCTCCCGGCCATGCTGGtcttcatcctcatcttcatGGAGACGCAAATCACTAC GTTGATCATCAGCAAGAAGGAGCGGAAGCTGCAGAAGGGCTCTGGGTTCCACCTCGACCTCCTGATCATTGTGGCCCTGGGGGGCATCTGCGCCCTCTTCGGGCTGCCCTGGCTGACAGCAGCCACTGTGCGCTCGGTTACCCACGCCAATGCCCTGACCGTCATGAGCAAGGCTGTGGCCCCCGGGGACAAGCCCAAGATCCAAGAGGTGAAGGAGCAGCGGGTCACAGGGTTGCTGGTGGCCTTCCTCGTTG GCCTCTCCATCGTGATTGGGGACCTCCTGCGCAAGATCCCCCTGGCAGTGCTGTTTGGGATCTTCCTCTACATGGGGGTCACTTCCCTGAATGGGATCCAGTTCTATGAACGCCTCCAGCTGCTGCTGATGCCGCCCAAGCACCACCCGGACGAGGGCTACATCAAGAAG GTGCGGACGCTGCGAATGCACCTTTTCACGCTCCTGCAGCTGAGCTGCCTGGCCACGCTATGGGCCGTGATGTCCACTGTGGCCTCGCTGGCCttccccttcatcctcatcctcactgTGCCACTCCGCCTGTGCCTCCTCAGCCGCATCTTCACCGAGAGAGAGCTGCAGTAT CTGGACGCAGCCGAGGCTGAACCCATCCTGGATGCCAGGACCGGGGTGGACGAATACCACGAGATGTCTATGCCCGTGTGA
- the SLC4A2 gene encoding anion exchange protein 2 isoform X5, which produces MEPPPAACCRRLPPCLPPCLTFRTDRWTSRIKRQSQTSLPAAAETEEEEEEETGKVGRPLGVPHGADHRQSSHHIHHPLSSHLPSEARRKKAGKKKAPRPRRASIPGETPIIEEEAEVDEEDGDEDAEAGETTEEAEHSPPQALLHGRSREGVQFFLQEDDSVDRQAEGGPSPPALILTAPSSSGDLQAALARGARASSSDAEDPGGPEGPGTAEGSSPGRLLSKSQLGHRSYNLNERRRIGSQTGIDQARYPKVPTDESEAQTLASADLDYMKSHRFEDVPGVRRHLVRKSTKGQVIHVGKGRKDRRESSIRQRKTDRQPHEVFVELNELIVDKNQEMQWKETARWIKFEEDVEEETDRWGKPHVASLSFRSLLELRRTLSHGAVLLDLDQKTLPGVAHQVVEQMIISDQIRADDRANVLRALLLKHSHPSDEKEFSFPRNISASSVGSLLGHYHSTNHITEAAEPTVTDPLIGGPMEQESRLDIEKEKELASPVLSSITRSKSKHELKLLEKIPENAEATVVLVGSVEFLDQPTMAFVRLQEAVQLDAVLEVPIPVRFLFVLLGPRNANMDYHEIGRSISTLMSDKHFHEAAYLADDRNDLLNAINEFLDCSVVLPPSEVQGEELLRSVANFQREMLRRREEQERRLLLGPVAEPKSPEEKALLKLSVLETEELDSLRRTGRPFGGLIRDIRQRYPKYLSDFRDALDAQCLAAVIFIYFAALSPAITFGGLLGEKTEGLIGVSELIISTSVQGIVFCLLGAQPLLIIGFSGPLLVFEEAFYMFCTSYGLDYLVGRVWIGFWLIIIGILMVAFEGSFLVRYVTRFTQEIFAFLISLIFIYETFFKLFKIFQQHPLNSCLQLNDSIQVPESQGNDSSRHQASPEPTGQPNTALLSLVLMAGTFFIAFFLRKFKNSRFFPGGVRRVIGDFGVPIAILLMVLVDYNIEDTYTQKLSVPHGFSVTDPQKRGWVINPLGQAMPFPIWMMFGCGLPAMLVFILIFMETQITTLIISKKERKLQKGSGFHLDLLIIVALGGICALFGLPWLTAATVRSVTHANALTVMSKAVAPGDKPKIQEVKEQRVTGLLVAFLVGLSIVIGDLLRKIPLAVLFGIFLYMGVTSLNGIQFYERLQLLLMPPKHHPDEGYIKKVRTLRMHLFTLLQLSCLATLWAVMSTVASLAFPFILILTVPLRLCLLSRIFTERELQYLDAAEAEPILDARTGVDEYHEMSMPV; this is translated from the exons ATGGAGCCGCCACCCGCTgcctgctgccgccgcctccctccctgcctccctccctgcttgaCCTTCCGGACGGACAGATGGACCAGCAGAATAAAGCGGCAGAGCCAGACTAGCCTCCCAGCAGCAgcggagacagaggaggaggaggaggaggagacgggcAAAGTGGGGCGGCCTTTGGGGGTCCCACATGGCGCAG ACCACCGCCAGTCTTCCCACCACATCCACCACCCTCTCTCCAGCCACCTGCCTTCGGAGGCCCGTCGGAAGAAGGCTGGCAAGAAGAAGGCCCCGCGGCCCCGGAGGGCCTCAATCCCTGGAGAGACACCCATCATTGAGGAGGAAGCCGAGGTGGACGAGGAGGATGGCGACGAGGACGCGGAGGCCGGGGAAACCACCGAGGAGGCCGAGCACAGCCCCCCGCAGGCCCTTCTCCATGGGCGCTCCCGGGAGGGGGTGCAG tTCTTCTTGCAGGAGGATGATTCAGTGGACCGCCAGGCAGAGGGGGGGCCTTCTCCCCCAGCGCTGATCTTGACCGCCCCCTCCAGCTCCGGGGACCTCCAAGCTGCCCTTGCCAGGGGGGCCCGAGCAAGCAG CTCAGATGCCGAGGATCCCGGTGGCCCTGAGGGGCCTGGCACGGCCGAGGGCAGCTCCCCAGGGCGCTTGCTCTCCAAGTCACAGCTCGGGCACCGCAGCTACAACCTCAATGAGCGCCGGCGGATCGGGAGCCAGACGGGCATCGACCAGGCCCGCTACCCGAAAGTGCCCACAGATGAGTCAGAGGCCCAGACCTTGGCTTCTGCTGACCTGGACTACATGAAGA GCCACAGGTTTGAGGATGTGCCTGGAGTGCGGAGGCATCTGGTCCGGAAGAGCACCAAGGGGCAGGTGATCCACGTTGGCAAGGGCCGCAAGGACCGCAGGGAGTCCAGTATTCGGCAGCGCAAGACGGACCGCCAGCCCCACGAG GTGTTTGTGGAGCTGAATGAGCTGATTGTGGACAAGAACCAGGAAATGCAGTGGAAGGAGACGGCCCGGTGGATCAAGTTCGAGGAGGACGTGGAGGAGGAGACGGACCGCTGGGGCAAGCCCCACGTGGCCTCCCTCTCCTTCCGCAGCCTGCTGGAGCTGCGCAGGACCCTCTCCCACG GTGCTGTCCTTCTTGACCTGGACCAGAAGACCCTGCCAGGGGTGGCGCATCAGGTGGTGGAACAGATGATCATTTCAGACCAGATCCGTGCTGATGACCGGGCTAACGTCCTGCGGGCACTCCTGCTGAAGCACAG CCACCCCTCAGATGAGAAGGAGTTCTCCTTCCCCCGCAACATCTCCGCCAGTTCCGTAGGCTCCTTGCTGGGCCACTATCACAGCACCAACCACATAACGGAGGCTGCTGAGCCAACGGTGACTGACCCACTCATTGGTGGCCCCATGGAGCAGGAGTCCCGGTTGGACATAGAGAAGGAG AAGGAGTTGGCCTCCCCCGTCTTGAGCAGCATCACCCGCTCCAAGTCCAAACACGAGCTGAAGCTGCTGGAGAAGATCCCGGAGAACGCCGAGGCCACGGTGGTGCTTGTGG GGTCAGTGGAGTTCCTGGACCAGCCCACCATGGCCTTTGTGCGGCTGCAGGAGGCGGTCCAGCTGGACGCGGTGCTGGAGGTCCCCATCCCAGTCCGGTTCCTCTTTGTGCTGCTGGGCCCTCGGAACGCCAACATGGACTACCACGAGATTGGGCGCTCCATCTCCACCCTCATGTCCGACAAG CATTTCCATGAGGCCGCCTACCTGGCTGACGACCGGAACGACCTGCTCAACGCCATCAATGAGTTCCTGGACTGCAGCGTGGTCCTGCCGCCCTCCGAGGTCCAAGGCGAGGAGCTCCTGCGGAGCGTGGCCAACTTCCAGCGCGAGATGCTGCGGCGGAGGGAGGAGCAGGAGCGGCGGCTGCTTCTGGGGCCGGTGGCTGAGCCCAAGTCTCCAGAAGAGAAAG CGCTGCTGAAGCTGTCGGTTTTGGAGACCGAGGAGCTTGACTCGCTCCGGCGAACGGGCCGTCCCTTTGGGGGGCTGATCCGGGACATCCGCCAGCGCTATCCAAAGTACCTTAGCGACTTCCGGGATGCACTGGATGCCCAGTGCCTGGCTGCCGTGATCTTCATCTACTTTGCGGCTCTGTCTCCCGCCATCACCTTTGGGGGGCTGCTGG GTGAGAAGACGGAGGGTCTGATTGGCGTCTCGGAGTTGATCATCTCCACCTCGGTGCAAGGCATTGTCTTCTGCCTGCTGGGTGCGCAGCCCCTCCTCATCATTGGCTTCTCAGGGCCTCTTCTCGTATTTGAGGAGGCCTTCTACATG TTCTGCACATCCTATGGCCTGGACTACTTGGTGGGCCGCGTCTGGATTGGCTTCTGGCTCATCATCATCGGGATCCTGATGGTGGCCTTTGAGGGTAGCTTCCTGGTGCGCTACGTTACCCGCTTCACCCAGGAGATCTTTGCCTTTCTCATTTCCCTCATCTTCATCTATGAAACCTTCTTCAAGTTGTTCAAG ATCTTCCAGCAGCACCCGCTGAACAGCTGCCTGCAGCTCAACGACTCCATCCAGGTCCCAGAGAGTCAAGGGAATGACAGCAGCAGGCACCAGGCGTCCCCCGAACCGACTGGTCAGCCCAACACCGCCCTGCTGTCCTTGGTGCTCATGGCCGGGACATTCTTCATTGCCTTCTTCCTGCGCAAGTTCAAGAACAGCCGCTTCTTCCCCGGTGGG GTCCGGCGAGTGATTGGTGACTTTGGGGTGCCCATCGCCATCCTGCTTATGGTGCTGGTGGACTACAACATCGAGGACACCTACACACAG AAACTGTCAGTGCCCCACGGATTCTCCGTCACAGACCCCCAAAAGCGGGGCTGGGTGATCAACCCACTGGGCCAGGCCATGCCCTTCCCCATCTGGATGATGTTTGGCTGTGGGCTCCCGGCCATGCTGGtcttcatcctcatcttcatGGAGACGCAAATCACTAC GTTGATCATCAGCAAGAAGGAGCGGAAGCTGCAGAAGGGCTCTGGGTTCCACCTCGACCTCCTGATCATTGTGGCCCTGGGGGGCATCTGCGCCCTCTTCGGGCTGCCCTGGCTGACAGCAGCCACTGTGCGCTCGGTTACCCACGCCAATGCCCTGACCGTCATGAGCAAGGCTGTGGCCCCCGGGGACAAGCCCAAGATCCAAGAGGTGAAGGAGCAGCGGGTCACAGGGTTGCTGGTGGCCTTCCTCGTTG GCCTCTCCATCGTGATTGGGGACCTCCTGCGCAAGATCCCCCTGGCAGTGCTGTTTGGGATCTTCCTCTACATGGGGGTCACTTCCCTGAATGGGATCCAGTTCTATGAACGCCTCCAGCTGCTGCTGATGCCGCCCAAGCACCACCCGGACGAGGGCTACATCAAGAAG GTGCGGACGCTGCGAATGCACCTTTTCACGCTCCTGCAGCTGAGCTGCCTGGCCACGCTATGGGCCGTGATGTCCACTGTGGCCTCGCTGGCCttccccttcatcctcatcctcactgTGCCACTCCGCCTGTGCCTCCTCAGCCGCATCTTCACCGAGAGAGAGCTGCAGTAT CTGGACGCAGCCGAGGCTGAACCCATCCTGGATGCCAGGACCGGGGTGGACGAATACCACGAGATGTCTATGCCCGTGTGA
- the SLC4A2 gene encoding anion exchange protein 2 isoform X3, giving the protein MELHHIISTAFEEPEQEGPGPSSPPFGEQEEEEKDLSKALRVERFEEILQDSHPRNVEEAGRSYSEEDFEYHRQSSHHIHHPLSSHLPSEARRKKAGKKKAPRPRRASIPGETPIIEEEAEVDEEDGDEDAEAGETTEEAEHSPPQALLHGRSREGVQFFLQEDDSVDRQAEGGPSPPALILTAPSSSGDLQAALARGARASSSDAEDPGGPEGPGTAEGSSPGRLLSKSQLGHRSYNLNERRRIGSQTGIDQARYPKVPTDESEAQTLASADLDYMKSHRFEDVPGVRRHLVRKSTKGQVIHVGKGRKDRRESSIRQRKTDRQPHEVFVELNELIVDKNQEMQWKETARWIKFEEDVEEETDRWGKPHVASLSFRSLLELRRTLSHGAVLLDLDQKTLPGVAHQVVEQMIISDQIRADDRANVLRALLLKHSHPSDEKEFSFPRNISASSVGSLLGHYHSTNHITEAAEPTVTDPLIGGPMEQESRLDIEKEKELASPVLSSITRSKSKHELKLLEKIPENAEATVVLVGSVEFLDQPTMAFVRLQEAVQLDAVLEVPIPVRFLFVLLGPRNANMDYHEIGRSISTLMSDKHFHEAAYLADDRNDLLNAINEFLDCSVVLPPSEVQGEELLRSVANFQREMLRRREEQERRLLLGPVAEPKSPEEKALLKLSVLETEELDSLRRTGRPFGGLIRDIRQRYPKYLSDFRDALDAQCLAAVIFIYFAALSPAITFGGLLGEKTEGLIGVSELIISTSVQGIVFCLLGAQPLLIIGFSGPLLVFEEAFYMFCTSYGLDYLVGRVWIGFWLIIIGILMVAFEGSFLVRYVTRFTQEIFAFLISLIFIYETFFKLFKIFQQHPLNSCLQLNDSIQVPESQGNDSSRHQASPEPTGQPNTALLSLVLMAGTFFIAFFLRKFKNSRFFPGGVRRVIGDFGVPIAILLMVLVDYNIEDTYTQKLSVPHGFSVTDPQKRGWVINPLGQAMPFPIWMMFGCGLPAMLVFILIFMETQITTLIISKKERKLQKGSGFHLDLLIIVALGGICALFGLPWLTAATVRSVTHANALTVMSKAVAPGDKPKIQEVKEQRVTGLLVAFLVGLSIVIGDLLRKIPLAVLFGIFLYMGVTSLNGIQFYERLQLLLMPPKHHPDEGYIKKVRTLRMHLFTLLQLSCLATLWAVMSTVASLAFPFILILTVPLRLCLLSRIFTERELQYLDAAEAEPILDARTGVDEYHEMSMPV; this is encoded by the exons ATGGAGCTCCACCACATCATCTCCACTGCCTTCGAGGAG CCGGAGCAGGAGGGGCCTGGCCCCTCTTCACCCCCCtttggggagcaggaggaggaggagaaagacctGAGCAAGGCGCTGCGGGTGGAGCGCTTTGAGGAGATCCTGCAGGATTCACACCCACGCAATGTGGAGGAGGCCGGGCGGAGCTACAGCGAGGAGGACTTTGAGT ACCACCGCCAGTCTTCCCACCACATCCACCACCCTCTCTCCAGCCACCTGCCTTCGGAGGCCCGTCGGAAGAAGGCTGGCAAGAAGAAGGCCCCGCGGCCCCGGAGGGCCTCAATCCCTGGAGAGACACCCATCATTGAGGAGGAAGCCGAGGTGGACGAGGAGGATGGCGACGAGGACGCGGAGGCCGGGGAAACCACCGAGGAGGCCGAGCACAGCCCCCCGCAGGCCCTTCTCCATGGGCGCTCCCGGGAGGGGGTGCAG tTCTTCTTGCAGGAGGATGATTCAGTGGACCGCCAGGCAGAGGGGGGGCCTTCTCCCCCAGCGCTGATCTTGACCGCCCCCTCCAGCTCCGGGGACCTCCAAGCTGCCCTTGCCAGGGGGGCCCGAGCAAGCAG CTCAGATGCCGAGGATCCCGGTGGCCCTGAGGGGCCTGGCACGGCCGAGGGCAGCTCCCCAGGGCGCTTGCTCTCCAAGTCACAGCTCGGGCACCGCAGCTACAACCTCAATGAGCGCCGGCGGATCGGGAGCCAGACGGGCATCGACCAGGCCCGCTACCCGAAAGTGCCCACAGATGAGTCAGAGGCCCAGACCTTGGCTTCTGCTGACCTGGACTACATGAAGA GCCACAGGTTTGAGGATGTGCCTGGAGTGCGGAGGCATCTGGTCCGGAAGAGCACCAAGGGGCAGGTGATCCACGTTGGCAAGGGCCGCAAGGACCGCAGGGAGTCCAGTATTCGGCAGCGCAAGACGGACCGCCAGCCCCACGAG GTGTTTGTGGAGCTGAATGAGCTGATTGTGGACAAGAACCAGGAAATGCAGTGGAAGGAGACGGCCCGGTGGATCAAGTTCGAGGAGGACGTGGAGGAGGAGACGGACCGCTGGGGCAAGCCCCACGTGGCCTCCCTCTCCTTCCGCAGCCTGCTGGAGCTGCGCAGGACCCTCTCCCACG GTGCTGTCCTTCTTGACCTGGACCAGAAGACCCTGCCAGGGGTGGCGCATCAGGTGGTGGAACAGATGATCATTTCAGACCAGATCCGTGCTGATGACCGGGCTAACGTCCTGCGGGCACTCCTGCTGAAGCACAG CCACCCCTCAGATGAGAAGGAGTTCTCCTTCCCCCGCAACATCTCCGCCAGTTCCGTAGGCTCCTTGCTGGGCCACTATCACAGCACCAACCACATAACGGAGGCTGCTGAGCCAACGGTGACTGACCCACTCATTGGTGGCCCCATGGAGCAGGAGTCCCGGTTGGACATAGAGAAGGAG AAGGAGTTGGCCTCCCCCGTCTTGAGCAGCATCACCCGCTCCAAGTCCAAACACGAGCTGAAGCTGCTGGAGAAGATCCCGGAGAACGCCGAGGCCACGGTGGTGCTTGTGG GGTCAGTGGAGTTCCTGGACCAGCCCACCATGGCCTTTGTGCGGCTGCAGGAGGCGGTCCAGCTGGACGCGGTGCTGGAGGTCCCCATCCCAGTCCGGTTCCTCTTTGTGCTGCTGGGCCCTCGGAACGCCAACATGGACTACCACGAGATTGGGCGCTCCATCTCCACCCTCATGTCCGACAAG CATTTCCATGAGGCCGCCTACCTGGCTGACGACCGGAACGACCTGCTCAACGCCATCAATGAGTTCCTGGACTGCAGCGTGGTCCTGCCGCCCTCCGAGGTCCAAGGCGAGGAGCTCCTGCGGAGCGTGGCCAACTTCCAGCGCGAGATGCTGCGGCGGAGGGAGGAGCAGGAGCGGCGGCTGCTTCTGGGGCCGGTGGCTGAGCCCAAGTCTCCAGAAGAGAAAG CGCTGCTGAAGCTGTCGGTTTTGGAGACCGAGGAGCTTGACTCGCTCCGGCGAACGGGCCGTCCCTTTGGGGGGCTGATCCGGGACATCCGCCAGCGCTATCCAAAGTACCTTAGCGACTTCCGGGATGCACTGGATGCCCAGTGCCTGGCTGCCGTGATCTTCATCTACTTTGCGGCTCTGTCTCCCGCCATCACCTTTGGGGGGCTGCTGG GTGAGAAGACGGAGGGTCTGATTGGCGTCTCGGAGTTGATCATCTCCACCTCGGTGCAAGGCATTGTCTTCTGCCTGCTGGGTGCGCAGCCCCTCCTCATCATTGGCTTCTCAGGGCCTCTTCTCGTATTTGAGGAGGCCTTCTACATG TTCTGCACATCCTATGGCCTGGACTACTTGGTGGGCCGCGTCTGGATTGGCTTCTGGCTCATCATCATCGGGATCCTGATGGTGGCCTTTGAGGGTAGCTTCCTGGTGCGCTACGTTACCCGCTTCACCCAGGAGATCTTTGCCTTTCTCATTTCCCTCATCTTCATCTATGAAACCTTCTTCAAGTTGTTCAAG ATCTTCCAGCAGCACCCGCTGAACAGCTGCCTGCAGCTCAACGACTCCATCCAGGTCCCAGAGAGTCAAGGGAATGACAGCAGCAGGCACCAGGCGTCCCCCGAACCGACTGGTCAGCCCAACACCGCCCTGCTGTCCTTGGTGCTCATGGCCGGGACATTCTTCATTGCCTTCTTCCTGCGCAAGTTCAAGAACAGCCGCTTCTTCCCCGGTGGG GTCCGGCGAGTGATTGGTGACTTTGGGGTGCCCATCGCCATCCTGCTTATGGTGCTGGTGGACTACAACATCGAGGACACCTACACACAG AAACTGTCAGTGCCCCACGGATTCTCCGTCACAGACCCCCAAAAGCGGGGCTGGGTGATCAACCCACTGGGCCAGGCCATGCCCTTCCCCATCTGGATGATGTTTGGCTGTGGGCTCCCGGCCATGCTGGtcttcatcctcatcttcatGGAGACGCAAATCACTAC GTTGATCATCAGCAAGAAGGAGCGGAAGCTGCAGAAGGGCTCTGGGTTCCACCTCGACCTCCTGATCATTGTGGCCCTGGGGGGCATCTGCGCCCTCTTCGGGCTGCCCTGGCTGACAGCAGCCACTGTGCGCTCGGTTACCCACGCCAATGCCCTGACCGTCATGAGCAAGGCTGTGGCCCCCGGGGACAAGCCCAAGATCCAAGAGGTGAAGGAGCAGCGGGTCACAGGGTTGCTGGTGGCCTTCCTCGTTG GCCTCTCCATCGTGATTGGGGACCTCCTGCGCAAGATCCCCCTGGCAGTGCTGTTTGGGATCTTCCTCTACATGGGGGTCACTTCCCTGAATGGGATCCAGTTCTATGAACGCCTCCAGCTGCTGCTGATGCCGCCCAAGCACCACCCGGACGAGGGCTACATCAAGAAG GTGCGGACGCTGCGAATGCACCTTTTCACGCTCCTGCAGCTGAGCTGCCTGGCCACGCTATGGGCCGTGATGTCCACTGTGGCCTCGCTGGCCttccccttcatcctcatcctcactgTGCCACTCCGCCTGTGCCTCCTCAGCCGCATCTTCACCGAGAGAGAGCTGCAGTAT CTGGACGCAGCCGAGGCTGAACCCATCCTGGATGCCAGGACCGGGGTGGACGAATACCACGAGATGTCTATGCCCGTGTGA